Within the Calditrichota bacterium genome, the region TTCGCGCGAAAGCCCCGAGCGGTCACGGATGTTTCAAACCCTCTTCCCCGGCGAACGGGAGTTAGGTGCCAAGATTGAATACCAGCCGTCAGGCAGTCTCCTGAATGCCAAAGCCGGGCTCTTCAACGGCACTGGACCCACAGCCAACGAGAACGACAACAATAAGGACCTCATCGGCCGGGTCGGCTTCCAGTTGCCATTTTACGACGCCAACGCGGAGATCGATGGCGGTGTATCGTTCTACGGCGGAAAAGTGCGCTACAACTCGAAGTTTGTCTATGCGGTTGCCGGCGACCGGTGGGCGGTCGATTCGACATCACATCCGGTGGGAGATTACTTCGACCGCAATTACCTGGGGCTCGATCTGCAGTCCTATTTCAACGTCCTGCCGGCCGGCGGGTCGTCGGTGCGGTTTGAATTCATTACCGGCCGTCAGCCTTCGACTTCATCGTCGAACAGTGCCTACAGTGTCGCCTTCAATGCCGCATCGACTCCGCTCTACCGGCGCGACGTTAGCGGCTGGTATTTGAACGCGGTGCAGAATATCGGCCGGAGAAACCAAGTGGTCCTGAAGTTCGACGTCTTTGATCCCAACACGAGCGTTGAGGGCAGCGCAATCGGCAAGGCTGGCGCCAACTTTACCCCTGCCGATATCGCCTATACTACCTTCGGTGCAGGCCTGGTGCATCATTGGGACTCGAATGTGAAGTTCATATTCTACTACGACGTCGTCTCAAATGAGACCGTCGATCATGCGACGACCACGGCGAATCTGGTCCCGTTCAAAGAGGATCTGAAGGACAATGTCCTGACCATCCGTATGCAATACCGGTTTTAGGCTGGCTGTCAATCGACAATCGCAGTCCGGTGCGCTGCGCCGCCGCGAGTTATAATCCGGCTGCGGGTTCAATGACCTGTCAGACCGGACAAAAGAACATAACAAGGAACAATACAGTGAAGAAAATATTCCTCGCGCTGGCGTTGCTGGCGCTTCCCATGATCGCCCCGGCGCAAAGAGGCGCAATCACCGTCAAAGGCTCGGATACGATGGTGATTCTGGCCCAGCGCTGGGCTGAGATTTACATGAGCGCGCACCCTGACATAACCATTCAGGTTACCGGCGGCGGCTCAGGCACCGGCCTCTCAGCCTTACAAAACGGCACCACCGACATCGCCAACGCCTCGCGTCCAATCAAGCCGGGCGAGCGCGAGAAACTGAAGCAGCGTTTCAATTCACTCGGCGTCGAAGTGAAAGCCGCGCGCGACGGGCTCTCGGTCTATGTTCACGAGTCGAACCCGGTGCGGGAACTGTCGCTCGATCAAATCAAGTCCATCTACACCGGCGAGATCACCAATTGGAAGACGGTCGGCGGACCCGATGCAAAAATCGTCCTCTATAGCCGCGAAAACAACTCCGGCACCTATGTCTATTTCAAAGACTATGTGCTGCGTGGTTCCGACTATGCCGCAGCCTGCCAAAACCTGCCGGGAACGGCGGCGGTGGTCAACGGCGTAGCCCGCGACCGTAACGGCATCGGATATGGTGGAGCGGCTTATTCCAAGGGCATCCGAAGCATCGGCGTCCGCAAGGAAGCCGGTTCGCCGGCTTACGAGCCAACCGAAGCCAATATCCGCAGCGGCAACTACCCCATCAGCCGGTTTCTCTATA harbors:
- a CDS encoding phosphate ABC transporter substrate-binding protein; its protein translation is MKKIFLALALLALPMIAPAQRGAITVKGSDTMVILAQRWAEIYMSAHPDITIQVTGGGSGTGLSALQNGTTDIANASRPIKPGEREKLKQRFNSLGVEVKAARDGLSVYVHESNPVRELSLDQIKSIYTGEITNWKTVGGPDAKIVLYSRENNSGTYVYFKDYVLRGSDYAAACQNLPGTAAVVNGVARDRNGIGYGGAAYSKGIRSIGVRKEAGSPAYEPTEANIRSGNYPISRFLYMYLREKPTGVIKDYIDWIISPAGQEIVTSVGYFPVR